A window from Pichia kudriavzevii chromosome 5, complete sequence encodes these proteins:
- a CDS encoding uncharacterized protein (PKUD0E04880; similar to Saccharomyces cerevisiae YGL194C (HOS2); ancestral locus Anc_8.153): protein MTLASWMDESQTFSPDAKMAKHTPFFEPIINTFNDGGYNPSVSYHYNPNVASYHYGVRHPMKPFRLMLTDHLVSGYKLHEQMDLYETRRATKEELLSFHSADYIDFLKRITPENSAKFANDLKKFNIGDDCPVFDGIYDYCQYYAGASLDASRKLISGMSDIAINWSGGLHHAKKDEPSGFCYVNDIVMAILNLLRVHPRVLYIDIDLHHGDGVQEAFYLTDRVMTVSFHKYDGAFFPGTGNYEEVGVGKGKHFALNVPLQDGIDDESYIRLFKSIMEPVITKFRPTAIIQQCGADSLGGDRLGVFNLNIRAHGECVKFIKSFGIPMLCVGGGGYTPRNVSRLWCYETSVMTNVELNSKLPETPYKSWFEPDYSLHPKLGDRFENKNSKKYLEDLRIQLLENLRYLNQAPSVQMQEIPPDIQNITDDDEAKIVERLKRESKIDKYRDEERYYINKKDESRRGELLD, encoded by the coding sequence ATGACACTTGCTTCTTGGATGGACGAAAGCCAAACGTTTTCACCAGACGCTAAGATGGCAAAGCATACACCGTTTTTTGAACCCATAATAAATACATTCAATGACGGGGGATACAACCCTAGTGTTTCATATCATTATAATCCTAATGTTGCATCATATCATTACGGTGTACGACATCCGATGAAACCATTCAGGTTGATGTTAACTGATCATTTGGTCAGTGGTTACAAACTTCATGAACAAATGGACTTATATGAAACTAGACGAGCTACAAAGGAAGAACTTTTGAGTTTTCATTCGGCTGATTATATCGATTTTTTAAAAAGGATAACACCTGAAAATAGTGCTAAGTTTGCtaatgatttgaaaaaatttaaCATAGGTGATGACTGTCCGGTTTTTGACGGCATCTATGATTACTGTCAATATTACGCAGGCGCATCATTGGATGCATCAAGAAAGTTAATATCCGGGATGAGTGATATTGCAATCAATTGGTCAGGTGGATTACATCATGCTAAAAAAGATGAACCAAGTGGGTTTTGTTATGTCAATGATATTGTTATGGCAATTCTAAACTTGCTAAGAGTGCATCCCAGAGTTTTGTATATTGACATTGACTTACATCACGGCGATGGTGTTCAAGAAGCATTCTACCTTACCGATCGTGTTATGACAGTTTCTTTCCACAAATATGATGGTGCGTTTTTTCCAGGGACGGGTAATTATGAAGAGGTTGGGGTCGGGAAAGGTAAACATTTTGCGTTGAACGTTCCATTGCAAGATGGGATAGATGATGAATCCTATATAAGATTGTTCAAATCAATCATGGAGCCTGTTATAACAAAGTTTAGACCTACAGCCATCATCCAACAGTGTGGTGCCGATTCGCTAGGAGGTGATCGATTGGGTGTCTTTAACTTAAACATCAGAGCACATGGTGAATGTGTGAAATTTATTAAAAGTTTTGGAATACCGATGCTATGTGTTGGGGGTGGTGGTTACACGCCAAGAAACGTGAGTCGATTATGGTGCTACGAGACTAGTGTAATGACTAATGTTGAGTTGAATTCGAAATTGCCGGAGACACCGTATAAATCATGGTTTGAACCTGATTATTCCTTGCATCCTAAACTTGGTGatagatttgaaaacaaaaactcCAAAAAATACTTGGAAGATTTAAGGATTCAGCTATTAGAAAATCTTAGATATCTCAACCAAGCTCCTTCGGTGCAAATGCAAGAAATACCACCAGATATACAGAACATtactgatgatgatgaagcAAAAATCGTTGAACGTTTGAAGCGTGAGAGCAAGATTGACAAGTATAGAGATGAAGAGAGATACTACATCAACAAGAAGGATGAAAGTAGGAGAGGAGAACTTCTAGATTAG
- a CDS encoding uncharacterized protein (PKUD0E04890; similar to Saccharomyces cerevisiae YBL005W (PDR3) and YGL013C (PDR1); ancestral locus Anc_4.113), with protein sequence MYLRFSTCLFYLFDGEEGGFNCRKSMSQSSPDAMDGPRKKRNYSRKGCIPCKQKKWKCDEQKPSCLNCLKNNRECSYRQILKFDDNRSFTLKGSRLANFKNVHVVEKSVKSELGKKQDGQHKFSKLNVIPVSKPSDDPFNYKIPRVVQNSDDVDENIINPLEFFSSTNTDVGPDKVQPSVAQMDRSPGIISQSDMENTLFDGASNLITDLNGLINSFQMDFSSLDFENQFKHYSGVDIEKKQQQQQQQDNSSNFHQTFTPSLSQIRFEGISPTNYSVESLETNYSRVTSANSLASQNNLIPDVHTSSQTIRQISAGKTDEKIHDVEGGLLEAMGKGGREDSNESGRVNVEKEDDEEEEEDDDDDQYSSNTPYIETLTKSLEDYGTPKHIPEIESPADSPLGYNTLVSNYSLKSGLARLNVDHLKAFPPPNKDILKPFDYIEIMNKTLTDADIEFIANFFSWSLDSVHTEYLKVFITHIHLNIIPFSTNYTQNAYVKIFLQQAKQSPHLLFAILAIAARYEVYQIEQHPEIHQYEEKLNYHRTYRTYYISSCLKALESILHSRQTTLDNIESLLLTIQVLASDFSGHKGSQWRTHLHGAKDLLIKYCRYRPLSLELTIVWLWFHSMEVLAALTSPYGGTVHDFDELDEFLSVLCPQMPQYMKDLGRAHEIFRGESKLLKPGKLTYALRYMGILVDSNKNSVDSRFNMYLGYDETLLEAFNALIYAIECIRGRESEAKLSDTFQRYEGKIMNVSGKSLNSDFLLSLFSLIKKARNFQYINNQPPYIVPLGMGSHPFEIMKDLEDNGENANSRLKDVLISTYIHPCKAHRSNDETVDGGVKMRGRSTQHPTELRKEVFFSWIDLAQQLNTDAAFLRLLTLHKGICEYGMSIKSSLVQEVVGRMIMGLYGLVRFKEDVAEDIDSDSKLKELNDRYQIREYKQDNELNEKSLKGLADWPSFQFDKYLNYQFDNRLVMVQWPLYVCGLCCIEPKQKIIIECCFDGLVGLGVGSAELSFKKLRKIWKLQNLGKFDFERYNLFAYGFDDDEEDDYVPFM encoded by the coding sequence ATGTATCTGCGATTTTCAACTTGCTTGTTCTATCTATTTGACGGAGAAGAAGGGGGTTTTAATTGCAGGAAATCAATGTCACAGAGCTCTCCCGATGCTATGGATGGACCTaggaagaagagaaacTACTCTAGAAAGGGATGCATCCCATGCAAGCAGAAGAAATGGAAGTGCGATGAGCAGAAACCCAGCTGTCTTAATTGTCTGAAAAATAACAGAGAGTGTTCTTATCGCCAAATACTCAAATTTGACGACAACCGATCCTTCACCTTGAAAGGCTCTAGGCTTGCCAATTTCAAGAACGTTCACGTTGTAGAAAAAAGTGTGAAATCAGAACTTGGTAAAAAGCAAGACGGGCAACataagttttcaaaattaaacGTTATACCTGTCTCCAAACCTTCGGACGACCCGTTTAACTATAAAATTCCACGTGTGGTTCAGAACAGTGACGATGTGGATGAAAACATAATCAACCCACTTGAGTTTTTCAGCAGTACCAATACAGATGTTGGTCCGGATAAAGTGCAACCCTCAGTGGCCCAAATGGACAGGTCTCCGGGCATTATCTCACAATCAGATATGGAAAATACTTTATTCGATGGAGCATCCAATCTAATTACAGACCTGAACGGTCTTATCAATTCCTTTCAAATGGATTTTAGCAGTCTGGATTTTGAGAACCAATTCAAGCACTATTCAGGAGtagatattgaaaagaaacaacaacaacaacaacaacaagataATAGCTCAAATTTCCACCAGACATTCACACCATCACTTTCCCAAATTAGGTTTGAAGGTATATCTCCAACAAACTATTCTGTCGAATCTTTAGAAACGAATTACTCGAGAGTTACATCAGCTAACTCTCTAGCATCACAGAATAACCTGATACCCGATGTCCATACAAGTTCACAAACTATACGTCAAATATCAGCGGGAAAGACggatgaaaaaatacacGACGTTGAAGGAGGTCTCTTGGAAGCTATGGGGAAAGGTGGACGTGAAGACAGCAACGAGAGTGGTAGAGTGAATgtggaaaaagaagatgatgaagaagaagaagaagatgatgatgatgatcaATACTCTTCAAACACACCTTATATTGAAACACTTACAAAATCGCTAGAGGATTACGGGACGCCGAAACATATACCAGAAATCGAGTCACCGGCAGATTCACCTTTGGGGTATAACACTCTTGTTTCAAACTATTCATTAAAATCTGGCCTAGCGAGGTTGAATGTAGATCATTTAAAAGCCTTCCCTCCTCCAAACAAAGATATTTTGAAGCCTTTTGATTATATCGAAATTATGAATAAAACACTAACAGATGCTGATATCGAATTTattgcaaatttttttaGTTGGTCCTTGGATTCTGTACATACCGAATATCTGAAGGTTTTCATCACACATATTCACCTCAACATTATACCCTTTTCTACTAACTATACACAAAATGCATATGTGAAGATCTTTTTACAACAAGCAAAGCAGTCACCACATCTACTCTTTGCAATTTTGGCTATTGCTGCACGGTACGAAGTTTACCAAATTGAACAGCACCCTGAGATCCATCAGTATGAGGAAAAACTCAACTACCATAGAACTTATCGGACATATTACATATCTTCTTGTCTGAAGGCATTAGAATCAATTCTACATTCAAGGCAAACAACATTAGACAACATAGAATCTTTGTTGTTGACCATCCAAGTGCTTGCCTCAGACTTTTCTGGTCATAAAGGCTCTCAATGGAGAACCCATTTGCATGGAGCTAAAGActtattgataaaatattgTCGCTACCGACCTTTATCTCTTGAACTCACAATAGTATGGCTTTGGTTCCATTCCATGGAAGTATTGGCAGCACTAACGTCGCCATATGGGGGAACTGTCcatgattttgatgagCTTGATGAATTCTTGTCGGTTTTATGTCCTCAGATGCCGCAGTATATGAAAGATTTAGGTCGTGCTCATGAGATATTCAGAGGTGAGAGTAAGCTCTTGAAACCCGGGAAATTAACTTATGCGTTGCGTTATATGGGTATACTGGTTGACAGCAACAAAAACTCAGTCGACTCAAGGTTCAATATGTATTTGGGCTATGATGAAACGTTACTCGAGGCTTTTAATGCACTAATTTATGCAATTGAGTGCATTAGAGGAAGAGAATCAGAAGCCAAACTATCAGACACTTTCCAGAGATATGAGGGTAAAATAATGAATGTGTCAGGGAAGTCTCTAAACTCTGATTTTCTGCTGTCCCTGTTTAGTTTAATAAAGAAGGCACGGAACTTTCAGTATATAAACAATCAACCTCCGTATATTGTTCCTTTAGGCATGGGTTCTCATCCTTTTGAAATAATGAAAGATCTCGAGGATAATGGAGAAAACGCCAACTCAAGACTGAAAGATGTTTTGATATCAACCTACATTCATCCTTGTAAAGCACACAGATCAAACGATGAAACTGTTGATGGTGGAGTGAAAATGAGAGGCAGAAGCACCCAACATCCAACTGAGTTGAGaaaagaagtttttttctcttggaTTGACCTTGCTCAGCAGCTAAATACTGATGCTGCATTCTTAAGATTGTTAACACTACATAAAGGGATTTGTGAATATGGAATGAGTATTAAATCATCTTTGGTGCAAGAAGTGGTCGGTAGAATGATTATGGGACTATACGGCCTGGTTAGGTTTAAGGAAGACGTTGCAGAAGATATAGACAGTGATAGTAAGCTGAAAGAATTAAATGATAGATACCAAATCAGAGAATACAAGCAAGACAACGAACttaatgaaaaatcctTAAAGGGCCTCGCAGATTGGCCGAGTTTTCAGTTTGATAAATACCTAAATTATCAGTTTGACAATCGATTGGTTATGGTCCAATGGCCACTATATGTTTGTGGTTTGTGTTGTATAGAACCAAAGCAAAAGATCATCATTGAATGTTGTTTTGATGGATTAGTGGGTTTAGGAGTTGGAAGTGCCGAATTGAGTTTTAAAAAGTTGagaaagatttggaaactgCAGAATCTGGGTAAGTTTGACTTTGAACGATATAACCTCTTTGCGTACGGATTTGACGATGACGAGGAAGATGATTATGTTCCATTTATGTGA
- a CDS encoding uncharacterized protein (PKUD0E04900; similar to Saccharomyces cerevisiae YDL240W (LRG1); ancestral locus Anc_2.2), whose protein sequence is MHKHTGSITSDSSRPTIQSSPRKHLYHNLYSSPSKKDFQKFIPPLNNNQENIDASLIQPLFDNRNVDNSVYAEKSMVNATNPNLYTSPSKKPTVIKKPKICKVCSKQIIGTLVRAMGNIYHIDCFTCYDCHKPCSDKFFAADIEVMDNKTNEKHTINVPLCEYDYFKRIDLICHTCNSAIRGSYITALGHKYHSEHFFCDVCHKVFESDNYYANEGKIYCHFHYSKLYAYHCQGCKCAILKQYVEINRGGKQQQWHPECFMTHKFWKVDINVDAIGLGVDTIDDVTSDPEQLYKVSTTLENLTISIWTTLSEFEESCASLISEMLHAATTNSKSKGLSFTSKLIFKIYCLFKCLDCLSSFSSTYNISIDHSLPKYQGFSKLTKEPRSLTSKLMSYLTFLRDIDPEKLSMNKYSQELLSLISSIAHFIKLISRNALMYSLEYNRLSNSMKPTEILLNEIANHEKYKKDLFHVSSKSNDTCSHCHQSIEDDCILYKIDESNEKRWHLNCFVCSKCSGNTVISITDVSEAAYNRKTGAVLCPSCASDDVNSATGFTVVTRFIQLAYLLEIALFRSKVVINKRVKSGHSKQHSSVSATTTPTSFSDNSRKPSDASNKHSILRKSSHSRQDRESIKREQQQQSEQHQIPKNDSTDSYENNVSEIARRRSLREARTLNNVDQEIRKSVILEAPIAWSADTENIPEPSAASDKYQPKNEAEKVEKMVSNSQSRVGTTGSMKLRVKDLSIKKRAFQNRQQPVSSYDYRENNHHTKSPSDDKIGASINAAITSKLLQNESSLTLDDIPRIVSSEQAREHRPNAFKFQKRDYSSAISNMPVPKTIETTSNNQLEISEKKDSKQTPTHRPKLSINDIEDSAEKKPVNNVVRYSELSYNAHEIIRHIAAIALYEIFPNQVTIEYCTTLIDVHKAPSFWGKIFGGGGNSSSIHSSSPSTSSNDFKSGSATISGSGKGVFGVPLDAVVKKFGTDSDLGVGTRKVRIPLLVDELINVMRKQDVSTEGVFRLNGNIKRLRQLVEEIDSHPDRTPKLDAETPIQLAALLKKYLRDLPVPLLTFKLYDLFLLSQKLGSDPDSSDDDAIARKRERVLKLAYAMLPKPNRDLAEVLFAFLSWVATFAEIGDEDNGGGGSKMDTHNLATVITPNILYSNESIHRSQSEAINDGFKLINSEGGENQFLAIEVINDMIEMNEELSIVPQDIVELYKLAGFDRKLDEKDKKNSLITKDILAKLKQVIETNPTVLTK, encoded by the coding sequence ATGCACAAGCATACAGGTAGTATAACTTCAGATTCCAGTAGACCCACAATACAAAGCTCACCTCGCAAACACCTATACCATAACTTATACTCGTCACCATCGaaaaaagattttcaaaaatttatcCCACCCCTTAATAACAATCAAGAGAACATCGATGCAAGTTTAATTCAACCACTTTTCGACAACAGAAACGTGGACAATAGTGTGTATGCAGAGAAATCAATGGTGAATGCCACAAACCCAAACTTGTATACAAGTCCTTCAAAGAAGCCAACTGTTATTAAAAAACCCAAAATATGTAAAGTTTGCTCAAAGCAAATCATTGGGACTCTGGTAAGAGCAATGGGGAACATTTATCATATAGATTGTTTTACTTGCTATGATTGTCATAAACCATGCTCCGATAAATTTTTTGCTGCCGATATTGAAGTGATGGATAATAAaaccaatgaaaaacatACTATCAATGTGCCATTATGTGAATATGATTACTTCAAGAgaattgatttgatttgtCATACATGTAATAGTGCTATTAGAGGCTCTTATATTACTGCACTTGGTCATAAGTATCACTCAGAACATTTTTTCTGTGATGTTTGTCATAAAGTCTTTGAGTCAGACAACTATTATGCAAATGAGGGGAAAATTTATTGTCATTTCCACTATTCAAAGCTGTATGCATATCATTGCCAAGGTTGTAAATGTGCCATTTTGAAGCAGTATGTGGAGATTAATAGAGGTgggaaacaacaacagtgGCATCCAGAATGTTTTATGACTCATAAATTCTGGAAAGTGGATATAAACGTTGATGCCATTGGTTTAGGTGTGGATACAATAGATGATGTAACATCAGATCCGGAACAACTATACAAAGTTTCCACAACGTTGGAGAATCTGACAATCTCAATATGGACAACATTATCTGAGTTCGAAGAGTCCTGTGCTTCGTTAATTTCAGAGATGTTACATGctgcaacaacaaataGTAAATCAAAGGGTTTGTCATTTACGTCTAAGTTGATATTTAAAATTTATTGCCTATTCAAGTGCCTGGATTGTCTCAGTTCTTTCTCCAGCACATATAATATATCCATCGATCACAGTTTGCCAAAGTATCAAGGATTTTCTAAACTTACTAAAGAGCCACGCTCACTAACTTCGAAACTCATGTCTTATCTAACTTTTTTGAGGGACATTGACCCAGAaaaattgtcaatgaaTAAATATTCCCAAGAGCTACTGTCtttaatatcttcaattgcccattttatcaaattaaTATCTAGGAACGCGCTAATGTACTCCTTAGAATACAACAGGTTATCGAATTCTATGAAGCCAACTGAAATTTTGTTAAATGAGATTGCTAATCATGAAAAGTACAAGAAAGACTTATTTCATGTATcgtcaaaatcaaatgatACATGCTCCCACTGTCACCAGagtattgaagatgattgCATCttatataaaattgatgaaagtAATGAGAAAAGATGGCACCTCAactgttttgtttgttcaAAATGTTCAGGAAACACAGTTATCTCAATCACAGACGTATCAGAAGCCGCATATAATAGAAAAACAGGTGCTGTACTCTGTCCATCTTGTGCATCAGATGACGTGAATTCCGCAACTGGATTTACCGTGGTAACAAGATTCATTCAATTGGCATACTTGCTGGAAATTGCACTCTTTCGTTCTAAAGTTGTTATCAATAAACGAGTCAAGTCTGGGCATTCCAAGCAACACAGCAGCGTGAGTGCAACCACAACTCCAACGAGTTTTTCCGACAATTCACGAAAGCCGTCTGATGCATCAAATAAACACAGTATACTAAGAAAGTCGTCCCACTCACGGCAAGATCGAGAGTCAATCAAACGAgaacagcagcaacaaaGTGAACAACATCAAATCCCCAAGAACGACTCGACAGACTCTTATGAGAACAATGTGTCTGAAATTGCACGCCGTAGGTCTCTGCGTGAAGCACGAACATTGAATAATGTTGATCAAGAAATTAGGAAATCTGTCATATTGGAGGCGCCAATTGCATGGAGTGCAGATACTGAGAATATTCCAGAGCCATCAGCTGCTTCAGACAAATACCAACCTAAAAACGAAGCtgaaaaggttgaaaaaatggTTTCAAATTCGCAGTCTCGTGTTGGCACTACAGGATCAATGAAATTGCGAGTGAAGGATCTATCTATCAAAAAAAGAgcatttcaaaatagacAGCAACCTGTAAGCTCTTACGATTATCGAGAAAATAATCATCACACGAAAAGTCCTTCTGACGATAAGATAGGAGCATCTATTAATGCGGCAATTACATCAAAACTTCTACAAAACGAAAGTTCTCTTACCCTAGACGATATCCCTAGAATTGTAAGCTCAGAACAAGCACGGGAACATAGGCCAAATGCAttcaaattccaaaaacGGGATTACTCGTCAGCAATCTCTAATATGCCCGTtccaaaaacaattgaGACCACTAGTAATAATCAGCTTGAAATCTCCGAAAAGAAGGATAGCAAACAAACACCAACACATAGACCAAAACTAAGTATTAATGACATTGAGGATTCGGCAGAGAAAAAGCCTGTAAATAATGTGGTAAGATATTCTGAACTTAGCTATAATGCCCATGAGATTATAAGACACATTGCCGCAATAGCACTTTATGAAATATTTCCCAATCAAGTGACCATAGAATACTGTACTACATTGATCGATGTTCATAAGGCGCCATCCTTTTGGGGCAAGATTTTTGGAGGGGGAGGAAACAGTAGTAGTATCCATTCATCCTCCCCAAGTACAAGTTCgaatgatttcaaatctgGCTCTGCCACCATCTCTGGCTCTGGTAAAGGTGTTTTTGGTGTTCCTTTGGATGCGGTTGTGAAAAAGTTTGGTACTGATAGTGATTTAGGAGTAGGTACGCGTAAAGTCAGGATTCCTTTActtgttgatgaattgataaACGTAATGAGAAAACAGGATGTCAGCACAGAAGGTGTTTTCAGATTAAATGGTAATATCAAAAGATTAAGGCAGttggttgaagaaatagacTCACACCCTGATCGCACTCCAAAACTCGATGCTGAAACCCCGATTCAGTTAGCAGCTTTACTAAAGAAATATTTAAGGGATTTACCTGTTCCTTTGCTAACATTTAAACTTtatgatttatttttgttatctCAAAAATTAGGTTCTGATCCAGATAGTTcagatgatgatgcaaTTGCTcgaaagagagagagggTTCTTAAACTGGCATATGCGATGCTTCCAAAGCCAAATCGTGATTTGGCAGAAGTGTTGTTTGCCTTTTTATCGTGGGTTGCTACATTTGCTGAAATAGGCGATGAAGATAATGGGGGTGGCGGCTCCAAAATGGACACACATAATTTGGCCACTGTTATTACCCCCAACATTCTGTACTCCAATGAATCAATTCATCGCTCGCAAAGTGAAGCGATTAATGATGGATTTAAACTAATCAATTCTGAAGGTGgtgaaaatcaatttttagCCATTGAGGTTATCAACGACATGATCGAAATGAATGAAGAGTTAAGTATTGTTCCTCAAGATATCGTTGAACTCTACAAGCTTGCAGGATTTGATAGAAAACTCGACGAAAAGGATAAGAAGAATTCCTTGATAACAAAGGACATACTAGCAAAGTTAAAACAAGTTATTGAAACAAACCCCACAGTATTAACGAAATAG